A genomic segment from Terriglobales bacterium encodes:
- a CDS encoding alpha/beta family hydrolase: MAESEIRPFTDNAGEAPVRGFLHTPAKASGDGLILTHGAGANCQSPLLTALANMFCEAGLMVLRCDLPFRQARPHGPPVRGSAERDQQGLRRAIACLRPMAQGRVFLGGHSYGGRQGTMLAASTPGLIDGLLLLSYPLHPPKQREQLRTAHFPSLHTPSLFVSGTRDGFGTVEEMSAALKLIPARTRLLMIEGAGHELMTKRNAAELPKAVTTAFTEMFSSGGAKTENASPRSG, translated from the coding sequence ATGGCGGAATCCGAAATCCGGCCATTCACCGATAACGCCGGCGAGGCTCCGGTTCGCGGGTTTCTGCACACTCCGGCGAAGGCGTCCGGCGATGGGCTGATTCTGACCCATGGCGCGGGAGCGAACTGCCAATCCCCGCTGCTGACCGCGCTGGCAAACATGTTTTGCGAAGCGGGCCTAATGGTTTTGCGCTGTGATCTGCCATTCCGCCAGGCGCGTCCGCACGGGCCTCCGGTGCGCGGCAGCGCCGAGCGTGACCAGCAGGGACTGCGCCGCGCCATCGCCTGCCTGCGGCCCATGGCTCAGGGCCGTGTGTTTCTGGGGGGACACTCCTACGGCGGGCGACAAGGCACGATGCTGGCGGCGAGCACCCCCGGCTTGATTGACGGACTGCTGCTGCTCTCTTACCCGTTGCACCCGCCCAAGCAGCGCGAGCAGCTCAGGACAGCGCATTTTCCGAGCCTTCACACACCGTCTCTTTTCGTCAGCGGCACGCGCGACGGCTTCGGCACGGTCGAGGAGATGAGCGCGGCATTGAAGTTGATACCTGCGCGCACGCGGTTGCTGATGATCGAAGGCGCCGGGCACGAGCTGATGACAAAGCGGAACGCGGCCGAGTTGCCCAAGGCAGTCACGACCGCATTCACCGAGATGTTCAGCAGCGGTGGAGCGAAGACAGAAAATGCCTCACCGCGCTCGGGATGA